Proteins from one Pseudomonas grandcourensis genomic window:
- a CDS encoding SRPBCC family protein: MNPVSDRIERKVLLKTKRSQVWRVLANAEMFGQWFGVALEGKRFVAGEWTQGQITYPGYEHLRWNVLVERVEPERLFSFRWHPYAVNPEVDYSQEPTTLVKFELEDMDDGTLLKVSESGFDHVPQARREKAFRMDSRGWEEQMNNIEQFLIDNAKSHEQQSG, encoded by the coding sequence ATGAACCCAGTATCTGATCGCATCGAAAGGAAAGTCCTGCTCAAGACCAAGCGTTCGCAGGTCTGGCGCGTGCTGGCCAATGCCGAAATGTTCGGACAGTGGTTTGGCGTGGCGCTGGAAGGCAAGCGTTTTGTGGCAGGCGAGTGGACCCAGGGACAGATTACCTATCCCGGTTATGAGCATTTGCGCTGGAATGTACTGGTGGAGCGGGTCGAGCCGGAGCGTCTGTTTTCGTTTCGCTGGCACCCGTATGCCGTGAACCCTGAAGTCGATTACTCCCAGGAACCCACCACCCTGGTGAAGTTCGAGCTCGAAGACATGGACGACGGCACGTTGCTCAAGGTCTCCGAGTCCGGTTTCGATCACGTTCCCCAGGCCCGTCGCGAAAAGGCTTTCCGCATGGACAGTCGTGGCTGGGAAGAGCAAATGAACAATATCGAGCAGTTTTTGATCGACAATGCCAAGTCCCACGAGCAACAGAGTGGCTGA
- a CDS encoding GFA family protein — MENLRGSCLCKAIEYELDSLDMPISHCHCQTCRKAHAAAFASTAGVMREHFRWTRGQDRLSRHESSPGKFRYFCSVCGSHLMAERPAQPHVIVRVATLDTDPLMTPQAHIWTAHDVPWLEYDSVEKHAQWQA; from the coding sequence ATGGAAAACCTGCGCGGCAGTTGCCTGTGCAAGGCCATCGAATACGAACTCGACAGCCTCGACATGCCCATCAGCCACTGCCATTGCCAAACCTGCCGCAAGGCACACGCTGCCGCTTTCGCATCGACCGCTGGAGTCATGCGCGAGCATTTTCGCTGGACCAGAGGCCAGGATCGCCTGAGCCGCCATGAATCGTCGCCGGGCAAGTTTCGGTATTTCTGTTCGGTTTGCGGTTCACATCTGATGGCCGAACGGCCGGCCCAGCCCCACGTGATCGTTCGGGTGGCGACGCTGGATACCGATCCGCTGATGACGCCCCAAGCGCATATCTGGACTGCCCATGACGTGCCATGGCTGGAATATGATTCGGTGGAAAAACACGCGCAATGGCAAGCGTAG
- a CDS encoding lysozyme inhibitor LprI family protein: MNSRLLLALTPLLFTSMAFAVNCDNASDQATMNQCAAQQNVAADKELNALYQQITSRLKSNPDSKKQLVGAQRAWVAFRDAECKFSASGVEGGSVYPLIYSNCTTELTKARVQTFKNYLKCQEGDMSCPVPGV, from the coding sequence ATGAATTCACGCTTACTTTTGGCGCTGACGCCCCTGTTGTTCACCTCCATGGCGTTCGCCGTGAATTGTGACAACGCCAGCGACCAGGCGACGATGAACCAGTGCGCGGCGCAGCAGAATGTAGCCGCCGACAAGGAACTGAATGCGCTGTACCAGCAGATCACTTCGCGACTCAAGAGCAACCCGGACAGCAAGAAGCAGTTGGTGGGTGCGCAGCGGGCGTGGGTGGCGTTCCGCGATGCCGAGTGCAAATTCTCGGCATCCGGGGTGGAAGGCGGGAGCGTGTATCCGCTGATCTACAGCAACTGCACCACGGAGTTGACCAAGGCACGGGTTCAGACGTTCAAGAACTACCTGAAGTGCCAGGAGGGGGATATGAGTTGTCCGGTGCCGGGGGTTTGA
- the peaD gene encoding quinohemoprotein amine dehydrogenase subunit beta — MRNIKACGVAAFAVLSSCSVSVLADENTALQDGHEYMLTTNYPNNLHVIDLATDTLFKTCKMPDAFGPGTVQLSPDRKTAYVLNNHYADVYGVELDSCKQVFHASITQKPGEKARSMFAFTLSHDGKELFTIANPTLMMNDRYEVQQPRLDVYKTDAGMDARPVRSFPAPRQLTIMQSGDDGTLYVAGADVYKVNVQTGKFDVLIPSRHWKRPNYSAPDVLYVWNQQTYRHDFSLLYTAAKFKDKKQDPATAEYLYGLFSVDLKTGKTETTDFGPLTEIYFSGMRSPKDPNLMFGVLNRLAKYDIKQKKMLQSATLDHSYYCISFNKDGSKIYLAGTFNDVAIFDADSLKQTGSIKLPGGDMAITTAQIFVR, encoded by the coding sequence ATGCGTAATATCAAAGCCTGCGGCGTGGCCGCGTTCGCCGTTCTGAGCAGCTGTTCGGTCAGTGTCCTGGCCGATGAAAACACCGCACTGCAAGACGGTCACGAGTACATGTTGACCACCAACTACCCGAACAACCTGCACGTGATCGACCTGGCCACCGACACGCTGTTCAAGACCTGCAAGATGCCCGACGCCTTTGGCCCCGGCACCGTGCAGCTGTCGCCGGACCGCAAGACCGCCTATGTGCTGAACAATCACTATGCGGATGTCTACGGCGTTGAACTGGACAGTTGCAAACAGGTGTTCCACGCCAGCATCACCCAGAAGCCGGGGGAGAAAGCGCGCTCGATGTTTGCTTTCACTCTCAGCCATGACGGCAAGGAACTGTTCACCATCGCCAACCCGACGTTGATGATGAACGATCGCTACGAAGTGCAGCAGCCCCGGCTCGACGTGTACAAGACCGACGCCGGCATGGACGCCAGACCTGTGCGCAGTTTCCCCGCGCCGCGCCAGTTGACCATCATGCAGAGCGGTGACGACGGCACGCTGTACGTGGCCGGTGCGGACGTCTACAAGGTCAATGTGCAAACCGGCAAGTTCGACGTGCTGATCCCCAGCCGCCACTGGAAACGCCCGAACTACAGCGCGCCGGACGTGCTCTACGTGTGGAACCAGCAGACGTATCGACATGACTTCTCGCTGCTCTACACCGCAGCGAAATTCAAGGACAAGAAACAGGACCCGGCTACCGCCGAATACCTGTACGGCCTGTTCAGCGTCGACCTGAAGACCGGCAAGACCGAAACCACCGACTTCGGCCCCCTGACGGAAATTTACTTCAGCGGCATGCGCTCGCCCAAGGACCCGAACCTGATGTTCGGCGTGCTCAACCGCCTGGCCAAGTACGACATCAAACAGAAGAAAATGCTCCAGTCCGCCACACTCGATCATTCCTACTACTGCATTTCCTTCAACAAGGACGGCAGCAAAATCTACCTGGCGGGGACGTTCAACGACGTGGCGATCTTTGATGCCGACAGCCTGAAGCAGACAGGCAGCATCAAGTTGCCGGGCGGGGACATGGCGATTACCACTGCGCAGATTTTTGTCCGGTAA
- the qhpC gene encoding quinohemoprotein amine dehydrogenase subunit gamma: MKHLKAINNKALKLDQAADENRIEEVVAMSSVAGCASTTDPGWEIDAFGGVSSLCQPMEADLYGCSDPCWWPAQVPDMMSTYPDWNKDAQASNDNWRNLGTVFPKDK, translated from the coding sequence ATGAAACATCTCAAGGCAATCAATAACAAAGCGTTGAAGCTGGATCAGGCCGCGGATGAAAACCGCATCGAAGAAGTGGTGGCCATGAGTTCCGTGGCGGGCTGTGCCTCGACCACCGACCCGGGCTGGGAAATCGATGCGTTTGGCGGTGTGTCGTCGCTGTGCCAGCCGATGGAGGCCGACCTCTACGGTTGCTCCGACCCGTGCTGGTGGCCGGCCCAGGTGCCCGACATGATGAGCACCTACCCGGACTGGAACAAGGATGCCCAGGCGTCCAACGACAACTGGCGCAACCTCGGCACTGTCTTTCCAAAAGACAAGTGA
- the peaB gene encoding quinohemoprotein amine dehydrogenase maturation protein, which yields MGAILNLVERNLHEVLVDADRMLFHIPSSSLFASDELTGTIIDTLRGPGCSSDDLIQRLAARFNGEEITETLRELMALELVSDGSPLTPDIATKRVERTAINTVVLNVNTGCNLSCTYCYKEDLDKPSAGKKMDVETAIASVEMLLRESPDEERFTVVFFGGEPLSNRKLIEYMVDYCEKRFREAGKFVEFVMTTNATLLTEETVDYLNAHRFGLSVSIDGPKTVHDRNRITVGGQGTYDVVRRKAEMLLSRYNSRPVGARVTLTTGVTDVETIWDHLFNELGFAEVGFAPVTSGDISSFNLTSDELIEVFASMKRLGRRYLEAALEHRNIGFSNLHQLITDIHEGHKKALPCGAGLKMLAVDHKGELNLCHRFTGSSLPTFGNVHSGVKQVELNDFLSQRLDRTNTGCEDCQIRNLCSGGCYHESYARYGDPTHPTYHYCELMRDWVDFGIEVYTRIMANNPAFISSYITPRKAH from the coding sequence ATGGGTGCTATCTTGAATCTGGTCGAACGCAACCTGCACGAAGTGCTGGTGGATGCCGACCGCATGCTGTTTCACATCCCCAGCAGTTCGCTGTTCGCCAGCGATGAACTGACGGGCACCATCATCGATACCTTGCGCGGGCCCGGTTGTTCCTCGGACGACCTGATCCAGCGCTTGGCCGCGCGTTTCAACGGCGAGGAAATCACCGAGACCCTGCGCGAGCTGATGGCCCTGGAACTGGTCAGCGACGGTTCACCGTTGACCCCGGACATCGCCACCAAGCGGGTCGAACGCACGGCGATCAATACCGTGGTGCTCAACGTCAACACCGGCTGCAACCTGAGCTGCACGTATTGCTACAAGGAAGACCTCGACAAGCCTTCGGCGGGCAAGAAGATGGACGTCGAAACGGCAATCGCCTCGGTGGAAATGCTGCTGCGCGAATCCCCGGACGAAGAGCGTTTCACCGTGGTGTTCTTCGGCGGCGAACCTTTGAGCAACCGCAAGCTGATCGAGTACATGGTCGACTACTGTGAGAAGCGTTTTCGCGAGGCGGGCAAGTTCGTCGAATTCGTCATGACCACCAACGCCACATTGCTCACCGAAGAAACCGTGGACTACCTCAACGCCCACCGTTTCGGGCTGTCGGTGAGTATTGACGGGCCGAAGACCGTACACGACCGCAACCGCATCACCGTGGGCGGGCAGGGCACGTACGACGTGGTGCGGCGCAAGGCCGAGATGCTGCTGTCGCGCTACAACAGCCGCCCGGTCGGTGCTCGCGTAACGCTCACTACCGGCGTCACCGACGTCGAAACCATCTGGGATCACCTGTTCAACGAACTGGGTTTCGCCGAAGTCGGCTTCGCCCCGGTGACGTCGGGCGATATCAGCAGCTTCAACCTCACCAGCGACGAGCTGATCGAAGTCTTCGCCAGCATGAAACGCCTCGGCCGGCGTTACCTGGAAGCGGCGCTGGAGCACCGCAACATCGGTTTCTCCAACCTGCACCAGCTCATCACCGACATCCACGAAGGCCACAAGAAAGCCCTGCCATGCGGCGCGGGCCTGAAGATGCTGGCGGTGGATCACAAGGGCGAACTGAACCTGTGCCACCGCTTTACCGGTTCGAGCCTGCCGACCTTCGGCAATGTCCATAGCGGCGTGAAACAGGTGGAGTTGAACGACTTCCTGTCCCAGCGCCTGGACCGCACCAACACCGGCTGCGAAGACTGCCAGATCCGCAACCTGTGCTCTGGCGGCTGCTACCACGAGAGCTACGCCCGCTACGGCGATCCGACGCACCCGACCTATCACTACTGCGAACTGATGCGTGACTGGGTCGACTTCGGCATCGAGGTCTACACCCGGATCATGGCCAACAACCCTGCGTTCATCAGCAGTTACATCACTCCGCGCAAGGCTCACTGA
- the peaA gene encoding quinohemoprotein amine dehydrogenase subunit alpha translates to MKRKLRSGMSASLLAVAACVALHSPHSLAARDAQTILKETCQGCHTPEADNALSRISHQRKTPEGWLMSIARMQTMHGLQISDDDRRTLVKYLADTQGLAPSETDGVRYALERRLNTVEHFDDQTSQMCGRCHSGARVALQRRPAQEWERLVNFHLGQWPSLEYQALARDRDWFDMARKEMVPLLAKRYPLDNPAWKKWQSAAPKAEALVGDWSFSGHLPGKGELAGVMTVSADGSDTFKVSVKGQYADGSPFNGDGSAILYTGYEWRGNVTIDGVTMRQVFAAQGNAMQGRMFEAEHDERGLDFVAAKQGSNRLLAVQPGYLKAGSETEVTLVGSGLSGKPDFGKGVEVLEVVEQSPERIKVKLKAAANAQPGLRAVSVGALKGPSLSVYSKIASVKVVPEFSVARIGEGGGSTPKVQGRFDAEAWGKGADGKPYRIGVFPAQWKVEAFDDRAKEDEDVKFAGTMQADAGVFTPGDAGPNPARKMSTNNAGNLKVIAAVEDAGKSLTGEGHMIVTVQRWNNPPIP, encoded by the coding sequence ATGAAGAGAAAACTCCGATCAGGCATGAGCGCCAGCCTGCTGGCCGTAGCCGCTTGTGTAGCGCTGCATTCGCCTCATAGCCTGGCAGCCCGAGACGCCCAGACCATCCTCAAGGAAACCTGTCAGGGCTGTCACACCCCCGAAGCCGATAACGCCCTCAGTCGCATCAGCCACCAGCGCAAAACGCCGGAAGGCTGGTTGATGAGCATCGCCCGGATGCAGACCATGCACGGTTTGCAGATCAGCGATGACGACCGTCGCACGCTGGTCAAGTACCTGGCCGACACCCAGGGCCTGGCGCCGAGCGAAACCGATGGCGTGCGTTATGCGCTGGAGCGGCGACTCAACACCGTCGAACACTTCGACGACCAGACCAGCCAGATGTGCGGCCGCTGCCACTCCGGTGCGCGGGTCGCCCTGCAACGGCGTCCGGCCCAGGAGTGGGAACGTCTGGTTAATTTCCACCTCGGCCAATGGCCGTCCCTGGAGTACCAGGCGCTGGCCCGGGACCGCGACTGGTTCGATATGGCCCGCAAGGAGATGGTGCCGCTGCTGGCCAAGCGTTATCCGCTGGACAACCCGGCCTGGAAAAAATGGCAGAGCGCGGCGCCCAAAGCCGAGGCCCTGGTGGGCGACTGGAGCTTCAGCGGCCACTTGCCGGGCAAGGGTGAGCTGGCCGGTGTCATGACCGTGAGTGCCGATGGCAGTGACACCTTCAAGGTCAGCGTCAAAGGCCAGTACGCCGACGGCAGCCCGTTCAATGGCGACGGCAGTGCGATTCTCTACACCGGCTACGAATGGCGCGGCAACGTGACCATCGATGGCGTGACCATGCGCCAGGTGTTCGCCGCCCAGGGCAATGCGATGCAGGGTCGGATGTTCGAGGCCGAGCATGACGAGCGTGGTCTGGACTTCGTCGCCGCCAAACAGGGCTCCAACCGTTTGCTGGCGGTGCAGCCGGGCTATCTGAAGGCCGGCAGCGAAACCGAAGTGACCTTGGTCGGCAGCGGTCTGAGCGGCAAGCCGGACTTCGGTAAAGGCGTGGAAGTGCTCGAAGTGGTCGAGCAGAGCCCTGAGCGGATCAAGGTCAAGCTCAAGGCGGCGGCCAATGCCCAGCCAGGTTTGCGCGCGGTCAGCGTCGGCGCGTTGAAGGGCCCGAGCCTGTCGGTGTACAGCAAGATCGCCTCGGTCAAGGTGGTGCCGGAATTCTCGGTGGCGCGGATCGGCGAGGGCGGTGGTTCGACGCCGAAAGTCCAGGGCCGTTTCGACGCGGAAGCCTGGGGCAAGGGTGCTGACGGCAAGCCGTATCGCATCGGTGTGTTCCCGGCGCAATGGAAAGTCGAGGCCTTCGACGACCGCGCCAAGGAAGACGAAGACGTCAAGTTCGCCGGCACCATGCAGGCCGACGCGGGCGTGTTCACCCCGGGCGATGCCGGGCCGAACCCGGCACGCAAGATGTCCACCAACAATGCCGGCAACCTCAAGGTGATTGCCGCCGTCGAAGACGCAGGGAAATCCCTGACCGGCGAAGGCCACATGATCGTCACCGTGCAACGCTGGAACAATCCACCCATTCCTTGA
- a CDS encoding aldehyde dehydrogenase family protein: protein MSLPNLLPATSAFIQRAPRMLIGGDWVEAADGQTMPLHNPATGEVLCVVPRATPEDVDRAVLAARQAFDDSAWTRTRPRERQNLLWKLADLMQRDAELLAQLECLNNGKSAAVAQVMDVQLAIDFLRYMAGWATKIEGSTVDVSAPLMPNDQFHSFIRREAVGVVGAIVAWNFPLLLACWKLGPALATGCTVVLKPADETPLTALKLAELVLEAGYPEGVFNVVTGTGITAGSALTHNPLVDKLTFTGSTAVGKQIGKIAMDSMTRVTLELGGKSPTIVMADADLKTAAAGAASAIFFNQGQVCCAGSRLYVQRKHFDNVVADISDIANAMKLGNGLDPSVDMGPLISARQQERVYGYIEKGRESGATIACGGEQFGPGFFVKPTVIVDVDQKHSLVQEEIFGPVLVVIPFDDEADALRMANDSPYGLGASIWSNDLAAVHRMIPRIKSGSVWVNCHSALDPALPFGGYKMSGVGREMGYAAIEHYTELKSVLIKL, encoded by the coding sequence ATGTCGCTTCCAAACCTGCTTCCCGCCACTTCGGCATTCATCCAGCGCGCCCCGCGCATGCTTATCGGCGGTGACTGGGTCGAGGCCGCAGACGGCCAGACCATGCCCCTGCACAACCCTGCCACCGGTGAGGTGTTGTGCGTGGTGCCACGGGCAACGCCGGAAGATGTCGACCGCGCCGTTCTCGCCGCCCGCCAGGCGTTCGACGATTCGGCCTGGACCCGCACCCGTCCCCGGGAGCGACAGAACCTGCTGTGGAAACTCGCCGATCTGATGCAGCGCGACGCCGAGCTGCTGGCGCAACTGGAATGCCTGAACAACGGTAAAAGCGCGGCGGTGGCCCAGGTGATGGACGTGCAACTGGCCATCGACTTCCTGCGCTACATGGCCGGTTGGGCGACCAAGATCGAAGGTTCTACGGTTGACGTGTCGGCACCGCTGATGCCCAACGACCAGTTCCACAGTTTCATTCGACGCGAAGCGGTGGGCGTGGTCGGCGCCATCGTTGCCTGGAACTTCCCGCTGTTGCTGGCCTGCTGGAAACTCGGTCCGGCCCTGGCCACCGGTTGTACCGTGGTGCTCAAACCCGCCGATGAAACCCCGCTGACCGCACTGAAACTCGCCGAACTGGTGCTGGAAGCCGGTTATCCCGAAGGCGTGTTCAACGTGGTCACCGGCACCGGCATCACCGCCGGCTCCGCCCTGACCCACAACCCGCTGGTGGACAAGCTGACCTTCACCGGCTCCACCGCCGTGGGCAAGCAGATCGGCAAGATCGCCATGGATTCCATGACCCGGGTCACCCTGGAGCTGGGCGGCAAATCACCGACCATCGTCATGGCCGACGCCGACCTGAAAACCGCCGCGGCCGGGGCTGCCAGCGCGATCTTCTTCAACCAGGGCCAGGTCTGCTGCGCAGGCTCGCGGCTGTATGTACAGCGCAAGCACTTCGACAATGTGGTGGCGGACATCAGCGACATCGCCAACGCCATGAAACTCGGCAACGGCCTGGACCCGAGCGTCGACATGGGGCCGTTGATCTCGGCGCGCCAGCAGGAGCGCGTCTACGGCTACATCGAAAAGGGCCGGGAAAGCGGCGCGACCATCGCCTGCGGCGGTGAGCAGTTCGGCCCGGGGTTCTTCGTCAAGCCGACGGTGATTGTCGACGTCGATCAGAAGCACTCGCTGGTGCAGGAAGAAATTTTCGGGCCGGTGCTGGTGGTGATTCCGTTCGATGACGAGGCCGATGCCCTGCGCATGGCCAATGACAGTCCGTATGGATTGGGTGCGAGCATCTGGTCCAATGACCTGGCAGCGGTGCACCGGATGATTCCGCGGATCAAGTCGGGGTCGGTGTGGGTCAACTGCCACAGCGCCCTGGACCCGGCGCTGCCGTTCGGCGGCTACAAGATGTCCGGGGTCGGGCGTGAGATGGGGTATGCGGCGATCGAGCATTACACCGAGTTGAAGTCGGTGTTGATCAAGTTGTAA
- a CDS encoding tryptophan 7-halogenase produces MTDIVILGAGPAGAAVALGLRRLGHGVTLISEWRRFAALEGVSVRVLEALRSAGLHQALAEAALPSQRQVNWNGQHHAQNIEYLLDRPVFDRGLREDLRLAGVELIEGRVLTVQSSANGHRIEIDGREPLLAPFLVEARGRQAPAIGKGLRGPETVSLLNRWQGLPGNTASAVESLEDGWAWMARRADGQCYWQWTVDVASAGLPGKAMLLEYCRQRRQGSKLAAAFFVDETEADLQLHARSSTAILSPQVCGENWIRVGDAAMAVDPLSGNGIFQSLSSALQAPAVINTLLCNPERAALAQRFHQQRVEQLFLRFARIGRDFYADEQRWLDQPFWQARRNWPDAEVAHAEADFSALRIERAPVLRDGLVDEAEVVITADQPLGIWHVHGVEVAALVWRLKQGEPAGQVLAGLTVEQGRMVRSWLLAQGFKP; encoded by the coding sequence ATGACCGACATCGTCATTCTTGGCGCCGGACCGGCCGGCGCCGCCGTCGCGCTGGGACTAAGGCGACTGGGCCATGGCGTCACGCTGATCAGCGAATGGCGCCGGTTTGCCGCGCTCGAAGGTGTGTCCGTGCGGGTTCTGGAAGCCTTGCGCAGCGCAGGTCTGCACCAGGCGTTGGCGGAAGCGGCGCTGCCATCTCAACGCCAGGTGAATTGGAATGGCCAGCACCATGCGCAGAACATCGAATACTTGCTTGACCGTCCGGTTTTTGACCGAGGCCTACGCGAAGATTTGCGCCTGGCGGGGGTCGAGCTGATCGAAGGCCGGGTGCTGACAGTTCAGTCATCGGCCAATGGCCATCGAATCGAAATCGACGGACGCGAACCGCTGCTCGCGCCGTTTCTCGTGGAAGCCCGAGGACGTCAGGCCCCCGCTATCGGCAAGGGCTTGCGTGGCCCCGAGACCGTCAGCCTGCTCAATCGCTGGCAGGGTTTGCCGGGCAACACCGCCAGCGCCGTGGAAAGCCTTGAGGACGGTTGGGCATGGATGGCGCGGCGCGCCGACGGCCAGTGTTACTGGCAATGGACGGTGGACGTGGCGAGCGCCGGGTTGCCGGGCAAGGCCATGTTGCTCGAATACTGCCGGCAGCGCCGCCAGGGTTCGAAGCTGGCCGCCGCATTTTTTGTTGACGAAACAGAAGCTGATCTACAACTGCACGCCCGCAGCAGTACGGCGATTCTCAGCCCACAGGTGTGTGGCGAAAACTGGATTCGGGTCGGCGATGCGGCCATGGCGGTGGACCCGCTGTCGGGCAACGGGATCTTTCAGTCCTTGTCTTCGGCGTTGCAGGCGCCGGCAGTAATCAACACGCTGCTGTGCAACCCCGAGCGAGCGGCTCTGGCCCAGCGTTTCCACCAGCAGCGGGTGGAGCAGTTGTTTTTGCGTTTTGCGCGGATCGGCCGGGATTTTTATGCCGATGAGCAGCGCTGGCTGGATCAGCCGTTCTGGCAGGCACGACGAAACTGGCCGGACGCCGAGGTGGCCCATGCCGAGGCGGATTTCAGTGCGCTGAGGATTGAGCGGGCGCCGGTGTTGCGTGATGGGCTGGTCGATGAGGCCGAGGTGGTGATCACGGCGGATCAGCCGTTGGGCATCTGGCATGTGCATGGGGTTGAGGTGGCGGCGTTGGTGTGGCGGTTAAAGCAGGGCGAGCCGGCGGGTCAGGTGTTGGCCGGTTTGACGGTGGAGCAGGGAAGGATGGTTCGCAGCTGGTTGTTGGCTCAAGGGTTCAAACCCTGA
- a CDS encoding S8 family serine peptidase, translated as MKPELRIGVVDSGHSAAQRVQVIAGRRFSLLEDGLAEGDLREDPLGHGSAVIEAIGRRAPSALFCVAQVFDQRGVTSALQIATAIDWLLTQDVRLINLSLGLRQDRSLLRAACAAAVAQGVLLCASSPAQGEGVFPANYPQVLRVTGDARCAEQEWSWLNSAQADFAACVHGTYPGQSGASLGCAALSGHIAGFLTEQPDASNEQVIEWLRDHARYRGPERRFGP; from the coding sequence ATGAAACCTGAGTTGCGCATTGGTGTGGTGGACAGCGGCCACTCGGCGGCACAACGGGTGCAAGTGATCGCTGGTCGGCGCTTTTCATTGCTCGAAGACGGCCTGGCCGAGGGCGACTTGCGCGAAGACCCGCTGGGGCATGGCAGTGCGGTGATCGAGGCGATCGGTCGGCGTGCACCCTCGGCGCTGTTTTGCGTGGCGCAGGTGTTCGACCAGCGGGGTGTCACCAGCGCCTTGCAGATCGCCACGGCAATTGACTGGCTGCTGACGCAGGACGTGCGACTGATCAATCTGAGCCTTGGCCTGCGCCAGGACCGCAGCCTGTTGCGCGCGGCTTGCGCGGCGGCGGTGGCCCAGGGCGTGCTGCTGTGTGCGTCGAGCCCGGCCCAGGGCGAAGGGGTGTTTCCGGCGAACTATCCGCAGGTGTTGCGGGTGACCGGCGATGCGCGGTGCGCCGAGCAGGAATGGTCGTGGCTCAACAGCGCCCAGGCGGATTTCGCCGCCTGTGTGCACGGCACCTACCCGGGGCAATCCGGAGCGAGCCTCGGTTGTGCCGCCTTGAGCGGGCACATCGCCGGGTTCCTCACCGAACAGCCTGACGCCAGTAATGAGCAAGTCATCGAGTGGTTGCGCGACCATGCCCGTTACCGTGGCCCTGAACGGCGCTTCGGGCCATGA